One genomic window of Roseateles sp. DAIF2 includes the following:
- a CDS encoding AMP-binding protein, which yields MDVAAPLIATMPAEPDPALPARPAGTSWSFADALRRNAFEQPDALVYRFWQTEDDADEQLSHAQLADWVGRYAAALRQCGGPIPPRLVLVLPQGRQFVAAFFACMAAGVVAVPTFPPRNPLQAERLRLVLKELDNALVLARRGSLDGELAALRRDPELARTGWLAVEEFDAAPAAGLAGLRPDPEALAMLQYTSGSTGRPKGVMLSQRNLVENSQLIQDCFGHRKGQSRSVIWLPPYHDMGLVGGILQPVHAGFASLLMPTSLLVRSPYRWLQAVSEFGAGCSGGVSSGGPNFAFQLCVNNIRDRDLGELDLSAWRIAFCGAEPISARTLDEFARRFAPSGFRAEALYPCYGMAETTLMVSGKPLGEAFRRCHLDARALARGQWQPAEPQRPGTQAVVSCGRPHASLELRIVEPTLQLARGERELGEVWVRGPSVTHGYWQDEPRSAQQFGQMLDGRSGWLRTGDIGFVEAGELFITGRMKEILIVRGANYFPQDLEHEALLACPELHNCRAVAFQHGDGETEQVALALEVPRGALDHQDLRRRINARLGEKYGLRIETLLFIPRKTVRTTSSGKLQRLALKQEFLQGELPVYLRLDDAAEEQGAAPAAAAQPLRLDSEAEVCQWLLQRIAVATRSELGRLRAEDSFASLAMDSVAAIELLDELDRGHGLLLSPDAFYRHNSPALLAREIWREARSARALR from the coding sequence ATGGATGTCGCCGCCCCTCTGATCGCCACCATGCCCGCCGAGCCGGACCCGGCGCTCCCGGCCCGGCCGGCAGGCACCTCGTGGAGCTTTGCCGACGCGCTGCGCCGCAATGCCTTCGAGCAGCCCGATGCCCTGGTCTACCGCTTCTGGCAGACCGAGGACGATGCCGATGAACAGCTGAGCCACGCGCAGCTGGCCGACTGGGTCGGCCGCTATGCGGCGGCGCTGCGCCAATGCGGCGGGCCGATCCCGCCGCGCCTGGTGCTGGTGCTGCCGCAGGGCCGCCAGTTCGTCGCCGCCTTCTTCGCCTGCATGGCGGCCGGGGTGGTCGCGGTGCCGACCTTCCCGCCGCGCAACCCGCTGCAGGCCGAGCGCCTGCGCCTGGTGCTCAAGGAACTGGACAACGCGCTGGTGCTGGCGCGCCGCGGCAGCCTGGACGGCGAGTTGGCCGCGCTGCGCCGCGACCCGGAACTGGCGCGCACCGGCTGGCTGGCGGTCGAGGAGTTCGACGCCGCGCCGGCCGCGGGCCTGGCGGGCCTGCGCCCCGATCCCGAGGCGCTGGCGATGCTGCAGTACACCTCGGGCTCGACCGGCCGCCCCAAGGGCGTGATGCTGAGCCAACGCAACCTGGTCGAGAACTCGCAGCTGATCCAGGACTGCTTCGGGCACCGCAAGGGCCAGAGCCGCTCGGTGATCTGGCTGCCGCCCTATCACGACATGGGCCTGGTCGGCGGCATCCTGCAGCCGGTGCATGCCGGCTTCGCCAGCCTGCTGATGCCCACCAGCCTGCTGGTGCGCAGCCCCTACCGCTGGCTGCAGGCGGTCAGTGAGTTCGGCGCCGGCTGCAGCGGCGGCGTCAGCAGCGGCGGCCCCAACTTCGCGTTCCAGCTCTGCGTCAACAACATCCGCGACCGCGACCTCGGCGAGCTGGACCTGAGCGCCTGGCGCATCGCCTTCTGCGGCGCCGAGCCGATCAGCGCGCGCACGCTGGACGAGTTCGCGCGGCGCTTCGCGCCGAGCGGCTTCCGCGCCGAGGCGCTGTACCCCTGCTACGGCATGGCCGAGACCACCCTGATGGTCAGCGGCAAGCCGCTGGGCGAGGCCTTCCGGCGCTGCCACCTGGACGCCCGCGCGCTGGCGCGCGGCCAGTGGCAGCCGGCCGAGCCGCAGCGCCCCGGCACCCAGGCGGTGGTCAGCTGCGGGCGCCCGCATGCCAGCCTCGAGCTGCGCATCGTCGAGCCCACCCTGCAGCTGGCCCGCGGCGAGCGCGAGCTCGGCGAGGTCTGGGTGCGCGGCCCCAGCGTCACCCATGGCTACTGGCAGGACGAGCCGCGCAGCGCGCAGCAGTTCGGCCAGATGCTGGACGGGCGCAGCGGCTGGCTGCGCACCGGCGACATCGGCTTCGTCGAGGCCGGCGAACTGTTCATCACCGGGCGCATGAAGGAGATCCTGATCGTGCGCGGGGCCAACTACTTCCCGCAGGATCTGGAGCATGAGGCCCTGCTGGCCTGCCCCGAGCTGCACAACTGCCGCGCGGTGGCCTTCCAGCATGGCGACGGCGAGACCGAGCAGGTGGCGCTGGCGCTGGAGGTGCCGCGCGGCGCGCTCGACCATCAGGACCTGCGCCGGCGCATCAACGCCCGGCTGGGCGAGAAATACGGCCTGCGCATCGAGACCCTGCTGTTCATCCCGCGCAAGACGGTGCGCACCACCTCGTCGGGCAAGCTGCAGCGCCTGGCGCTGAAGCAGGAGTTCCTGCAGGGCGAGCTGCCGGTCTATCTGCGGCTGGACGACGCGGCCGAGGAGCAAGGCGCCGCGCCCGCCGCGGCCGCGCAGCCGCTGCGCCTGGACAGCGAGGCCGAGGTCTGCCAATGGCTGCTGCAGCGCATCGCCGTCGCCACCCGCAGCGAGCTGGGCCGGCTGCGCGCCGAGGACAGCTTCGCCAGCCTGGCGATGGACTCGGTCGCGGCGATCGAGCTGCTGGACGAGCTGGACCGCGGCCATGGCCTGCTGCTCTCGCCCGATGCCTTCTACCGGCACAACAGCCCCGCGCTGCTGGCGCGGGAAATCTGGCGCGAGGCCCGGTCGGCCCGCGCGCTCCGCTGA
- a CDS encoding Rieske 2Fe-2S domain-containing protein — MIPNQWYAVLRSEDVKSKKPVGIRRFNKKLVLYRDTRGQIVCLDDRCAHKGVPLSHGKQHGDLIACPYHGFQYDASGRCVHMPVLGKQGVPPRHMCVASYTTREQHGLIWFWTGERVPEALPEVPMFKEFAEYEGFSSRYAWHAPTHYTRYVESVCEVYHVPFVHKGSALNIWDPKGGRVDDFRCQLEGTLIRSDFILRPDDERTAEETLRARLPWTRGWRIGVDVQMPNMVQIRNDVFDVYLIATPIDDDNCWLCICYKEPKRDLLFPMIKPLPIPGWRRVRPWLMCRMERFIQQSKDMAALKGQEPRISSLTANKLISVDKVNAYYLRLREQLTQEALAAQRQALETPTDALPPEQPIHIVPRSHQAA, encoded by the coding sequence ATGATTCCGAACCAGTGGTATGCCGTCCTGCGCAGCGAGGACGTCAAGAGCAAGAAACCGGTGGGCATCCGCCGCTTCAACAAGAAGCTGGTGCTCTACCGCGACACCCGCGGCCAGATCGTCTGCCTGGACGACCGCTGCGCCCACAAGGGCGTGCCGCTGAGCCATGGCAAGCAGCATGGCGACCTGATCGCCTGCCCCTATCACGGCTTCCAGTACGACGCCAGCGGCCGCTGCGTGCACATGCCGGTGCTGGGCAAGCAGGGCGTGCCGCCGCGCCATATGTGCGTCGCCTCCTACACGACGCGCGAACAGCATGGGCTGATCTGGTTCTGGACCGGCGAGCGCGTGCCCGAGGCGCTGCCCGAGGTGCCGATGTTCAAGGAGTTCGCCGAGTACGAGGGCTTCAGCTCGCGCTACGCCTGGCATGCGCCGACCCATTACACCCGCTATGTGGAGAGCGTCTGCGAGGTCTACCACGTGCCCTTCGTGCACAAGGGCTCGGCGCTGAACATCTGGGACCCCAAGGGCGGCCGCGTCGACGACTTCCGCTGCCAGCTGGAGGGCACGCTGATCCGCAGCGACTTCATCCTGCGCCCCGACGACGAGCGCACGGCCGAGGAGACCCTGCGCGCGCGCCTGCCCTGGACGCGCGGCTGGCGCATCGGCGTCGACGTGCAGATGCCCAATATGGTCCAGATCCGCAACGACGTGTTCGACGTCTATCTGATCGCGACGCCGATCGACGACGACAACTGCTGGCTGTGCATCTGCTACAAGGAACCGAAGCGCGACCTGCTGTTCCCGATGATCAAGCCCCTGCCCATCCCGGGCTGGCGTCGCGTGCGCCCCTGGCTGATGTGCCGGATGGAGCGCTTCATCCAGCAGTCCAAGGACATGGCCGCGCTGAAGGGCCAGGAGCCCCGCATCTCCAGCCTGACGGCCAACAAGCTGATCTCGGTCGACAAGGTCAACGCCTACTACCTGCGGCTGCGCGAGCAGCTGACCCAGGAGGCCCTGGCGGCCCAGCGCCAGGCGCTTGAGACCCCGACCGACGCGCTCCCGCCCGAGCAGCCCATCCACATCGTGCCGCGCAGCCATCAGGCCGCCTGA
- a CDS encoding PepSY domain-containing protein, giving the protein MWRCFHLLHRWLGIALGLLVLVWLLSGLVMLFVARPELRAEERERALTAGATATAMPLAAPAVDAGAAWAALGRSGAPEALRLQQQLGRPVWLFQAGKTWHAVDALDGRPRVPLDALQAASLAAAYGQSLAGRPLAVRWVELLDGPDQWSVYSRFNAQRPLYRVALDAEDGLELYIAQRSGELVLDTRRWERGWNWLGSVTHWLYFTPLRIDGKLWREVVLWSSGIALGLCALGLVLGVQRLRLRRRYASGSVSPYREPWQRWHHLLGLGGGLVLAAWIFSGWLSMDPWGWPGGDGPAAGEQQRWRGGALEPAALRMPPQLPAGTGELAAQRFQGTHFWLATTPTGTALIDPQGQVLPAGLDDARLRAAAQSLQPQATIVAAGWLHEPDLHYYALRHQRRSFPVYRVAFDEPSTGGLVYYLDPRTARVVLRLDEAGRWNRWLFNALHRWDLPPLVGLPLARDGVVIALSLLGLGLTSAGLVLGVRRLRKQQQQRISRPKKSINQ; this is encoded by the coding sequence ATGTGGCGCTGCTTCCATCTGCTGCACCGCTGGCTCGGCATCGCGCTGGGCCTGCTGGTGCTGGTCTGGCTGCTGTCGGGCCTGGTGATGCTGTTCGTCGCGCGGCCGGAGCTGCGCGCCGAGGAGCGCGAACGGGCGCTGACGGCCGGGGCCACCGCCACCGCCATGCCACTGGCCGCGCCGGCGGTCGATGCGGGCGCGGCCTGGGCGGCGCTGGGCCGATCGGGCGCGCCGGAGGCGCTGCGCCTGCAGCAGCAGCTCGGCCGGCCGGTCTGGCTGTTTCAGGCCGGCAAGACCTGGCACGCGGTGGACGCTCTGGACGGCAGGCCGCGTGTGCCGCTGGATGCGCTGCAAGCCGCCAGCCTGGCCGCCGCCTATGGCCAGAGTCTGGCCGGGCGGCCGCTGGCGGTGCGCTGGGTCGAGCTGCTGGACGGGCCGGACCAGTGGAGCGTCTACAGCCGCTTCAACGCCCAGCGGCCGCTGTACCGGGTGGCGCTGGACGCGGAGGACGGGCTGGAGCTCTATATCGCGCAGCGCAGCGGCGAGCTGGTGTTGGACACGCGGCGCTGGGAGCGCGGCTGGAACTGGCTGGGCTCGGTGACGCATTGGCTCTATTTCACGCCGCTGCGCATCGACGGCAAGCTGTGGCGCGAGGTGGTGCTGTGGAGCAGCGGCATCGCGCTGGGCCTGTGCGCGCTGGGCCTGGTGCTGGGCGTGCAGCGGCTGCGCTTGCGGCGTCGCTATGCCAGCGGCAGCGTCAGCCCCTACCGCGAGCCCTGGCAGCGCTGGCATCACCTGCTGGGCCTGGGCGGCGGCCTGGTGCTGGCGGCCTGGATCTTCAGCGGCTGGCTGTCGATGGATCCCTGGGGCTGGCCCGGTGGCGACGGTCCGGCAGCCGGCGAGCAGCAGCGCTGGCGCGGCGGCGCGCTGGAGCCGGCCGCGCTGCGGATGCCGCCCCAGCTGCCGGCCGGCACCGGCGAGCTGGCCGCGCAGCGCTTCCAGGGCACGCATTTCTGGCTGGCCACGACGCCCACCGGCACGGCGCTGATCGACCCACAGGGCCAGGTCTTGCCGGCGGGGCTGGACGATGCACGCCTGCGCGCCGCGGCCCAGAGCTTGCAGCCGCAGGCGACGATCGTGGCGGCCGGGTGGCTGCATGAGCCGGACCTGCATTACTACGCGCTGCGCCACCAGCGCCGCAGCTTCCCGGTCTACCGGGTGGCCTTCGACGAACCGAGCACCGGTGGCCTGGTCTACTATCTCGACCCGCGCACGGCCCGGGTGGTGCTGCGCCTGGACGAGGCGGGGCGCTGGAACCGCTGGCTGTTCAACGCGCTGCACCGCTGGGACCTGCCGCCGTTAGTTGGCCTGCCGCTGGCGCGCGATGGCGTGGTGATCGCGCTGAGCCTGCTGGGCCTGGGGTTGACCAGCGCTGGCCTGGTGCTGGGCGTGCGGCGTTTGCGCAAGCAGCAACAGCAACGAATTTCGAGACCGAAGAAGTCAATAAATCAATGA
- a CDS encoding acyl-homoserine-lactone synthase — protein sequence MNITAIAHAEMGQQLLAELAAYRYRVFVETLGWTLNCAPQRELDQFDHADAHYVLLRDREGRLSGCARLLPTTRPYLLSEVFPMLAPGGLPSDAAVWELSRFVTLSPDSEAQATGGNPALRQFSSDQAIALLQAAIDHASAQGVSRLVTVSPVGVERLLTMAGFSAGRLAPPQTVGGRRLFACQIECRPRQVQVQPAQAAVAA from the coding sequence ATGAATATCACCGCGATCGCACATGCGGAAATGGGTCAGCAGCTGCTGGCCGAGCTGGCGGCCTACCGCTACCGCGTCTTCGTCGAAACCCTGGGCTGGACCCTGAACTGCGCGCCGCAGCGCGAGCTGGATCAGTTCGATCATGCCGACGCCCACTACGTGCTGCTGCGCGACCGCGAGGGCCGTCTTTCGGGCTGCGCGCGCCTGCTGCCGACGACGCGGCCCTACCTGCTCAGCGAGGTGTTCCCGATGCTGGCCCCCGGCGGCCTGCCGTCCGATGCGGCGGTCTGGGAGCTGTCGCGCTTCGTCACGCTCAGCCCCGATAGCGAAGCCCAAGCGACGGGCGGCAACCCGGCGCTGCGCCAGTTCTCATCCGACCAGGCCATCGCGCTGCTGCAGGCCGCGATCGACCATGCCAGCGCCCAGGGCGTGAGCCGCCTGGTCACGGTTTCGCCGGTCGGCGTCGAGCGGCTGCTGACGATGGCCGGCTTCAGCGCCGGCCGTCTGGCGCCGCCGCAGACCGTCGGCGGCCGGCGCCTGTTCGCCTGCCAGATCGAGTGCCGGCCGCGCCAGGTGCAGGTCCAGCCGGCACAGGCCGCGGTCGCGGCCTGA
- a CDS encoding MgtC/SapB family protein, translated as MLDLEQLLRYWAIGQWQANVLMLMHLGGAMVLGLILGYERAYHGRAAGMRTYALVCMASCAVTVLVAFPQHWFGGLAGALPPPFTDPTRVIQGVLTGIGFLCAGVIMREGMNISGLTTAASLWAAAALGIVVGMGFYFAAIALTLLCASLMMWGAKLEARLPSHPAISVLLRGEPARRFEQAELAAFAEQIGYRFAPGSLSIECVGGREEWRFVCTAMRNYKGQTLTRFSSHIGELPGVAEYRVTHARN; from the coding sequence ATGCTGGACCTGGAACAGCTGCTGCGCTATTGGGCGATCGGTCAATGGCAGGCCAATGTGCTGATGCTGATGCACCTGGGCGGCGCGATGGTGCTGGGCCTGATCCTCGGCTACGAGCGCGCCTACCATGGCCGCGCCGCCGGCATGCGCACCTATGCGCTGGTCTGCATGGCCTCCTGCGCGGTGACGGTGCTGGTGGCCTTCCCGCAGCATTGGTTCGGCGGGCTGGCCGGCGCTCTGCCCCCGCCCTTCACCGACCCGACCCGCGTGATCCAGGGCGTGCTGACCGGCATCGGCTTTCTCTGTGCCGGCGTGATCATGCGCGAGGGCATGAACATCAGCGGCCTGACCACCGCCGCCTCGCTGTGGGCCGCCGCGGCGCTGGGCATCGTGGTCGGCATGGGCTTTTACTTCGCGGCCATCGCGCTGACCCTGCTCTGCGCCAGCCTGATGATGTGGGGCGCCAAGCTGGAGGCGCGCCTGCCCTCGCATCCGGCGATCTCGGTGCTGCTGCGCGGCGAGCCGGCACGGCGCTTCGAGCAGGCCGAGCTGGCCGCCTTCGCCGAGCAGATCGGCTACCGCTTCGCGCCCGGCTCGCTGAGCATCGAATGCGTCGGCGGCCGCGAGGAATGGCGCTTCGTCTGCACCGCAATGCGCAACTACAAGGGCCAGACCCTGACGCGCTTCTCCAGCCATATCGGCGAGCTGCCCGGCGTCGCCGAATACAGGGTCACGCACGCGCGCAACTGA
- a CDS encoding ferredoxin translates to MNDDKSPPSSPAVSKPSIQAYRRHLLVCTGPRCTQDGQAQAVFDSLGEKFKAAGIQEGPLRVKRSRVSCFAACKGGPVMCVQPDGTWYYDAQGENLDRIITEHLVGGRPVAELVFHQGPGEGAEDGAG, encoded by the coding sequence ATGAACGACGACAAGTCGCCGCCATCCAGCCCTGCCGTCAGCAAGCCCAGCATCCAGGCCTATCGCCGCCATCTGCTGGTCTGCACCGGGCCGCGCTGCACGCAGGACGGCCAGGCGCAGGCGGTGTTCGACAGCCTGGGCGAGAAGTTCAAGGCGGCCGGCATCCAGGAGGGGCCGCTGCGCGTCAAGCGCAGCCGGGTCAGCTGTTTTGCGGCCTGCAAGGGCGGGCCGGTGATGTGCGTGCAGCCCGACGGCACCTGGTACTACGACGCCCAGGGCGAGAACCTGGACCGCATCATCACCGAGCACCTGGTCGGCGGCCGGCCGGTGGCGGAGCTGGTGTTTCACCAGGGGCCGGGGGAGGGGGCGGAGGATGGCGCGGGCTGA
- a CDS encoding TonB-dependent siderophore receptor, with protein sequence MHHSSKNPRPFQAGPCLRPLPHAALLMLAALAAAPALAQQQLQPVRVSGQASKPADGLLASQSTASRLDLSALETAASIEVLDVERLRARGEATIADLLGRATGVSALGSPGSGSTFASRGFSGNDSVALAEDGLRMATASGTQSVPSDGWGYERVEILRGPASVLYGDGAIGGLINLVRKVPGREAVSELSAGLGSRGDYRLGLGLARPLSERSALRLDLLAKGGDGHIERGDYRNGKLMSTWRWEATPDLRLDLSLDVHRERPTAYFGTPLKPDGSLWRELRRENYNVEDALWRMDQERARARLDWRLAEGLDARVVAYRFLADRRWRNLEEYGASADGRSIERQGYLGIEHRLRQSGLRAELRGRAGGWQWTSGLEQMWLRFQHANDLYEYDTVTQVPLQGFDPGRYIAAAPMLPRNRSETRQQALFLETDWQPTPDWHLSAGLRHDRTRLQRDILSPRPDGWGARFSPTSWRLGALFQPDAMQSIYAQLSSGTDPVGTIATLSKANTALRLTEGRQFELGYKRAAGRLEWSAALFQIDKDHILTPDPLRPRESVQGGSLRSRGVELAAAWSPAPGWRLDANAALLRARYERLFNAQGGSLAGNCAPNAPERQAGLWLGYQGHGYDIGGGLRHVGQRYTSTANMQRLSGYTVWDASLGKRLSDRSVLRLHLRNLGDKLYASSSYTATQVLLGAPRSAQLVLDHRFD encoded by the coding sequence ATGCATCACAGCTCCAAGAATCCCCGTCCGTTCCAGGCAGGTCCGTGCCTGCGCCCCTTGCCGCATGCCGCGTTGCTGATGCTGGCCGCGCTGGCCGCCGCGCCGGCCCTGGCCCAGCAGCAGTTGCAGCCGGTGCGCGTGTCCGGCCAGGCCTCAAAGCCGGCGGACGGCCTGCTGGCCTCGCAGTCCACCGCCTCGCGCCTGGACCTCAGCGCGCTCGAAACCGCCGCCAGCATCGAGGTGCTCGACGTCGAGCGCCTGCGCGCGCGCGGCGAGGCCACGATCGCCGACCTGCTGGGGCGTGCCACCGGTGTCAGCGCGCTGGGCTCGCCCGGTTCGGGCAGCACCTTCGCCAGCCGCGGCTTCAGCGGCAACGACTCGGTGGCGCTGGCCGAGGATGGGCTGCGCATGGCCACCGCCTCCGGCACCCAGTCCGTCCCCTCGGACGGCTGGGGCTATGAGCGCGTCGAGATCCTGCGCGGCCCGGCCTCGGTGCTGTACGGCGACGGCGCGATCGGCGGCCTGATCAACCTGGTGCGCAAGGTGCCGGGCCGCGAGGCTGTGAGCGAACTGAGTGCGGGCCTGGGCAGCCGGGGCGACTACCGCCTGGGCCTGGGCCTGGCGCGCCCCCTGAGCGAGCGCAGCGCGCTGCGCCTGGACCTGCTGGCCAAGGGCGGCGATGGCCATATCGAGCGCGGCGACTACCGCAACGGCAAGCTGATGAGCACCTGGCGCTGGGAAGCCACGCCGGACCTGCGCCTGGACCTGAGCCTGGACGTGCATCGCGAGCGCCCGACCGCCTATTTCGGCACGCCGCTGAAGCCGGACGGCAGCCTCTGGCGCGAGCTACGGCGCGAGAACTACAACGTCGAGGACGCGTTGTGGCGCATGGACCAGGAGCGTGCCCGCGCGCGGCTGGACTGGCGCCTGGCCGAGGGGCTGGATGCCCGCGTGGTGGCCTACCGCTTCCTGGCCGACCGACGCTGGCGCAATCTGGAGGAGTACGGTGCCAGCGCCGATGGCCGCTCGATCGAGCGCCAGGGCTATCTGGGCATCGAGCACCGGCTGCGCCAGTCGGGCCTGCGCGCCGAACTGCGCGGCCGCGCCGGCGGCTGGCAATGGACCAGCGGGCTGGAGCAGATGTGGCTGCGCTTCCAGCATGCCAACGATCTGTACGAGTACGACACCGTCACCCAGGTGCCGCTGCAGGGCTTCGATCCCGGCCGCTACATCGCCGCCGCGCCGATGCTGCCGCGCAACCGCTCCGAGACGCGCCAGCAGGCCCTGTTCCTCGAGACCGACTGGCAGCCGACACCGGACTGGCATCTCAGCGCCGGGCTGCGGCATGACCGCACGCGGCTGCAGCGTGACATCCTGTCGCCGCGGCCTGACGGCTGGGGTGCGCGCTTCAGCCCGACCAGCTGGCGTTTGGGGGCGTTGTTCCAGCCCGACGCGATGCAGAGCATCTACGCCCAGCTCAGCAGCGGCACCGACCCGGTCGGCACGATCGCGACGCTCAGCAAGGCCAATACCGCGCTGCGCCTGACCGAGGGTCGCCAGTTCGAACTCGGCTACAAGCGCGCCGCCGGCCGGCTGGAATGGAGCGCGGCGCTGTTCCAGATCGACAAGGACCATATCCTGACGCCAGATCCGCTGCGCCCGCGTGAAAGCGTGCAGGGCGGCAGCCTGCGCTCGCGCGGTGTCGAGCTGGCCGCGGCCTGGAGCCCGGCGCCGGGTTGGCGCCTGGATGCCAATGCCGCGCTGCTGCGCGCGCGCTATGAGCGCCTGTTCAATGCCCAAGGCGGCTCGCTGGCCGGGAATTGCGCACCGAATGCGCCGGAGCGTCAGGCCGGGCTGTGGCTGGGCTACCAGGGGCATGGCTACGACATCGGCGGCGGTCTGCGCCATGTCGGGCAGCGCTACACCAGCACCGCGAACATGCAGCGCCTGTCCGGCTACACGGTCTGGGATGCGAGTCTGGGCAAACGCCTGAGCGATCGCAGCGTGCTGCGCCTGCATCTGCGCAATCTGGGCGACAAGCTCTACGCCAGCAGCAGCTACACGGCCACCCAGGTGTTGCTGGGCGCGCCGCGCAGCGCGCAGCTGGTGCTGGACCACCGCTTCGACTGA
- a CDS encoding IS1182 family transposase: MPRYKPQVRGAMFLPVVLSEQLVPGSFAFALNLLVDEELDLSALDARFRNEEVGASAYDPRVLLKIVLLGYSRGLVSSRQLERACEHDIQFIAISGDSHPSHAQLAKFVSGLGPQIKALFHQVLLTCDAQGLIGRELFAIDGVKLPANASKERSGTHAELLHRARRLEKAAEKIVSLHQAQDSRTGTPGDEALQARRQQRVDALRREAQRTREFLRTTTPRRNRKGQELKTNITDPDSAKMATSKGVIQGYAAQAAVDARHQVIIAADITGSGSEQAMLLPMVEQARPFADAQTLVTADAGYHSDVNVQALHAQGRPALIADTQMRQRDERFKDHAQHKAQPDPLYDKQATGQGKPSIKHFGPSDFRFDPKARTAICPAGQTLRSSGAIYQVGKGQRREDFKARPEDCQGCALRTQCLRHPERTAARKVSLFHARELDPNDPSQRMRRAIDSPQGRALYSRRIATVEPVFANLRHNKRLSRFTLRGAAKVGAQWQLFCLVHNIEKLAHSGWRR; encoded by the coding sequence ATGCCGCGCTACAAGCCTCAGGTCCGAGGTGCGATGTTCCTGCCGGTGGTGCTGTCGGAGCAGCTGGTGCCGGGCAGCTTTGCCTTTGCGCTGAACCTGCTGGTGGATGAGGAGCTGGACCTCTCGGCGCTGGACGCGCGCTTTCGCAACGAAGAGGTGGGCGCCAGCGCCTACGACCCGCGCGTGCTGCTCAAGATCGTGCTGCTGGGCTACAGCCGCGGCCTGGTGTCGAGCCGGCAACTGGAGCGGGCCTGCGAGCATGACATCCAGTTCATCGCGATCAGCGGGGACAGCCACCCCAGCCATGCGCAACTGGCCAAATTCGTCAGCGGCCTGGGGCCGCAGATCAAGGCGCTGTTCCATCAGGTGCTGCTGACCTGCGATGCGCAGGGCTTGATCGGTCGAGAGCTGTTCGCCATCGACGGCGTGAAGCTGCCGGCCAACGCCAGCAAGGAGCGCAGCGGCACGCATGCGGAATTGCTCCACCGGGCGCGCCGGCTGGAGAAGGCGGCCGAGAAGATCGTGAGCCTGCACCAGGCGCAGGACAGCCGCACCGGGACGCCCGGCGATGAAGCACTGCAGGCGCGCCGCCAGCAGCGTGTGGACGCCCTGCGCCGCGAGGCCCAGCGCACGCGAGAGTTCCTGCGCACCACGACGCCGCGGCGTAACCGCAAGGGCCAGGAGCTCAAGACCAACATCACCGATCCTGACAGCGCCAAGATGGCCACCAGCAAGGGCGTGATCCAGGGCTATGCGGCCCAGGCCGCGGTGGACGCGCGGCACCAGGTCATCATCGCGGCGGACATCACTGGCTCCGGCTCGGAGCAGGCCATGCTGCTGCCCATGGTGGAGCAGGCACGGCCCTTCGCTGACGCGCAGACACTCGTCACGGCAGACGCTGGCTACCACAGCGATGTCAACGTGCAGGCCCTGCACGCGCAAGGCAGGCCCGCGCTGATTGCCGACACGCAGATGCGCCAGCGCGATGAACGCTTCAAGGACCACGCTCAGCACAAAGCCCAGCCCGACCCGCTCTACGACAAGCAGGCCACCGGGCAGGGCAAACCATCGATCAAGCACTTCGGGCCGAGCGACTTCCGATTTGATCCAAAGGCCAGGACGGCGATCTGCCCGGCCGGCCAGACGCTGCGCAGCAGCGGGGCGATCTACCAGGTGGGCAAGGGCCAGCGGCGCGAAGACTTCAAGGCCAGGCCCGAGGATTGCCAAGGCTGCGCGCTGCGCACCCAGTGCCTGCGCCACCCCGAACGCACAGCTGCACGCAAGGTCTCGCTGTTCCACGCCAGAGAGCTCGACCCGAACGATCCGAGTCAGCGCATGCGCCGGGCCATCGACAGCCCGCAGGGGCGAGCGTTGTACAGCCGGCGCATCGCCACGGTGGAGCCGGTGTTCGCCAACCTGCGGCACAACAAGCGGCTGAGCCGCTTCACGCTGCGCGGCGCGGCCAAGGTGGGGGCACAGTGGCAGTTGTTCTGCCTGGTGCACAACATCGAGAAGTTGGCGCACAGCGGCTGGAGGCGGTGA
- a CDS encoding acyl carrier protein → MVDSFFSQRLCAFIAEAFLGDGSRVQRDTRLLELNILDSAALFDVVDFVRQEFGVQIPIGDIHPQHFASVAQLEALVMRLNPLEKIA, encoded by the coding sequence ATGGTCGACAGCTTTTTCTCGCAACGCCTGTGTGCCTTCATCGCCGAGGCCTTCCTCGGTGACGGCAGCCGCGTGCAGCGCGACACCCGCCTGCTCGAACTCAACATCCTCGATTCCGCCGCGCTGTTCGACGTCGTCGACTTCGTGCGCCAGGAATTCGGCGTGCAGATCCCGATCGGCGACATCCATCCCCAGCATTTCGCCAGCGTCGCGCAGCTGGAAGCGCTGGTGATGCGCCTCAACCCCTTGGAGAAGATCGCATGA